The Brienomyrus brachyistius isolate T26 chromosome 9, BBRACH_0.4, whole genome shotgun sequence genome contains the following window.
TTACATGTGCCCCCCTGTTTGTCATGGCTCCCCTGTAGCTGCAGAATACAGCTAAGCCTCCATACTGTTCTttggctttgtgtgtgtgtgtggggctgtATATTTAGCAGGCAGGGAGAGAGCCAGTGATGTCATCTGCAAAAAGGAAGGGGATTTCATGAGCAATGGAGGCTGGGTGGAGTTACAAATGCAGGAGGAGATGAAGTAATGGTTCAGGAGGATATAGAAATGCAGGAGGAGATCAAATAACGGTTCAGGAGGATGTAGAAATGCAGGAGGAGATGAAGTAATGGTTCAGGAGGATGTGGAAATGCAGGAGGAGATCAAATAACGGTTCAGGAGGATGTAGAAATGTGGGAGGAGATGAAGTAATGGTTCAGGAGGATGTGGAAATGCAGGAAGAGATCAAGTAATGGTTCAGGAGGATGTGGAAATGCAGGAAGAGATCAAGTAATGGTTCAGGAGGATATAGAAATGTGAGAGGAGATCAAGTAACGTTCAGGAGGATGTAGAAATACATTAAGAGATCAAGTAATGGTTCAGGAGGATATGGAAATGCAAGAGGAGATCAAGTAACGTTCAGGAGGATGTAGAAATACAGGAAGAGATCAAGTAATGGTTCAGGAGGATATAGAAATGTGAGAGGAGATCAAGTAACGTTCAGGAGGATGTAGAAATACAGGAAGAGATCAAGTAATGGTTCAGGAGGATATGGAAATGCAGGAGGAGATCAAGTAACGTTCAGGAGGATGTAGAAATACAGGAGAAAATCAAGTAATGGTTCAGGAGGATATAGAAATTTGGGAGGAGATGAAGTAACAGTACAGGAGGATGAATATCAGAGGAGAGGAGCTGGAGAGTAGTGGTAAGTGTGTTTAAGTAGGTCACAGATTATTAATAGAGATTCATTGGTGTGTCTAGAGGGAACGGGAGGGCATGGGGGACAATGAAGGAGGAAGTGGGAAATGGAAGGAGGGAGGAAGTAGGAAACAGGATTGAGGGAGGAACTGGGAACAGGAATGAAGGAGGAAGGGGGAAATTGCAATGAGGGAGGAAGTAGGAACTTGGTGAAGATGGGCAAATACAGTACAAAACAGCAAAAGTAGTATGACATCAGATGGATAGCATACTACAACTTTTCACTTTCATTTGCTTATTGAAATGGAACATTTTGTCATGCAATATCTCTACccgcacatccatccattcatctgtccatccatcttctaaatgcCCTCCTGGTCAGTGTTGTACCAGGCAGGACAGGGCATAGGACTCGGGTACACCATGGGTGGAATGTCAGTTATCAAGTATTGTACTTCTGTGGAGGAGACGTCGTGATGTTATCCTCAGAAGGGTATCAGCCTGCTGATAAGGGAGTCTTTTCTTTGTCCAGCAGAGATGTATGTCTCCCAGTCTGGGTGGGCTGTCCCTGTCTGGAGATGCAATCACTTTTACCTTACAATCTTTTACCTTTCCTCTCTCTTTCACACTCTCTTCCTCTGTTCTCTGGTTCTTCCACTCCCATTTCCCACAGACCCTGCTGGTTCTGTCGAGCCTGTCAGCCATTGCCTTGCTTCTGTCCCTCCTGGTCGTGCTCTGCTTCCTGATTCACTACTGCTGCTGTCACCGTGCCGATGGGGGCTCTGGCTCcgaggaggacgaggacgaaGACACCAGTGGGGGACGCGGATATggtggcaggaagcaggcgggcaTCTGCTGTGTCACTTGGGTCTCGGTGACAGCTGTCACTCTCTGTTGGTGAGATCGCCTAGCCACCATGCTGCATTCCAAAATTCGAGGAAATTGATGTTGACATGTGTAACACTAAGGGCTCCTGTCGTGTTTGCAGTCTGCGGTTGTTCACTGGAAAGTGCGAATGACTTCTCAGAACGAGGGTTAATTCTCTCTGCTTAGCCACTTCCTGTCACCATTGCTCTTATCTGAAGTAATAAGAGCCCATGAGCATAAAAGAGAAGCTTCAGGAAGTGGTGATACAGGACCAAAGAGGGAGGCGATGTAGTCCGGTGTCTTAAAGTTAATTCATACTTCCTTGTAATTTTCTGGTCCTTTAAAACCCATTGGCTATTAAATGGATTGACTATCATTAGGtacatttttataaatagtaAACTGAAAAACTAAAGCTGAATCTTTCATGCTAAGTCACCAAGTTTTACCTGACTGTATAGCAGCACAATAATGTAGAGGTTAGTGATTGCACTTACAGCTTGGTCCAATCTATAAAAATAGATGCTCCCTTGTTGCAATGGCAGGATTTAGGAAATAGGATTAGAAAATAAATTATCTTGAAATAATAAATTATCTTGTGTagtatctgtctgtccatccctGTCTATCTAAGCAGAATTATGACAGAACATGCGGCTCTTCAGGGTAATGATGTCCAGGTTCTTATATGTTCAGGATTttgttgatttatttttccatccCTCTGAAGTTTCCTAACTACAAGCTCTGCTACACATGGCGATGACAGCAATCTATGTGCACTGGAGAAAAGTTTCTGAAGAATATGACTGGTATATCGTGTCATTCAGCAAAGGAAGCATATCCTAAATACCTCTTTCTGTCCATCCCTTATGTGTTTCTACCAGAAAAGTGATCCCATTTGTAAATCTTCTCTTTTTTTCCTTACTTTAGCAAATAAATGTCACCCCCTCCTATTTctctttctgcctctttctctctctttttttccttttccgaTCTGGGTCACATACTTTGCAAAAGATTGGACTGTACCATTTATCACAGGATTAAGGGGTATTAACAAATAGCAGGATTTAATTTGGATGCATAAATGTATAAACTTGGTCTACAGATATTACCGGACCAAACGTATTCCAACCTTTTCCTACCCATGTCTTACCATGTTTACATCTTGTCTAAAGTGCGCGCACCAACTGAATGTGGCACTCtcttgtttctttttttgtagCGTTGCCATCGGCATTGGTTTCTATGGCAACAGTGAAGCCAACGATGGAATGTATCAACTGACCTCTTCGCTTCTCACAGCCAATTATACACTGGGCTCTATAAATCTGCTGGTGAGGCTCTGCATAATAGATTAAGAATTGTTCATTCTCAGGGACGCTTGTGGGAAAGTTCTTGTTTTGACCCAGCCTGTCAGGCAGCCTGGTCTAGGCAGTCGTGCCACTGCACACCCCGTCTGTGCTCCACTCTCATCTCCCGCTTCTGTTCAGGTGTCGGACACGATCGTGGGGCTGCAGCTCTCtgtttctgggcccctgaccaCGCTGGAGGAGCTTTTCAGCACCAGCATGCCGTTCCTGGTGTCCACTCGCACCTGTAGACGCCTGTCAGAGACAGTGGTGACCACCCTCTCCTCCCTGACGCTAGGCCCGCCTCCCAAGATTCCCCCACTGAGAGGCAGAGGGATTAATGGCAGCAGTGtgctcacccctccccctcccaccctcaTGCCCCCCTCTCTTGCTCCCCCACCCACTATCCTCGCCTCTCCTGTGTCTGGGCCTTTCTCTCCTGGCTGGGCAGCCAACACACTGATGGTGAATGAGGACTACAGGTGAGCAGATAGGGTTGCGCTGGATGGACCCCCGCATTCTCGTTGCTGCCCACAGCAAAAGGCAGGGTTCTGAAAGTCAGTTTATCCGGACCTAGCCGATAATGTACCTTATGAATCAGTTTGGTTATTGTGAAAAGGCTGAACGTGGTTTGAAGCACAAACCACCAAATTTTGCACACACAAAACTCATTCTTAATGTCTTAATGATCAGTGAGCGTTaaaaattttacatttttgttATATATTGATGTCTTTATGGAAAGTTACTGTTAAATCATTAAAATTCATGAAATGCTGTTTTGTTATTGAAAATTGTTCCAAACTTTTGAACAAAAATCTGACACAGACCTTTGATCAGATAAGAAGCAGGCCCTACCCTCAGTGCTGGGCCCCTTATTCTGCCAGGCTGTGCTGAATGCCGATCCTCCCGTGTCTTTCTGCCTGTGAGATGTTCTCACACTCTGCCTTCCCCAGGTGGCTGTCTtacgtgctgctgctgctgctggacctggtggtgtgcCTCTTCATCCTCCTGGGACTGGCAAAGCAGGCACGGTGGCTCCTGGTCCTGTGAGTATGGACGTATACACACTTTCAATAGAGAAATGCTCAAtgaagttttacttacacaaaaaaaaaatttgtgagGTTTTGAAGGAAAAAGATTGGTTCAGAAAGTTAACGCAATCAGATTGTGGAGGAGGATTGGTCCAAGCAACTGGAGGatgtgggaccaagacatctgattggttgatcccgcctgctctagttgcttggacccacctcctctacaatctgattggtcatctcttattttttgttcttccctcagaacatttttgggtAAAtaaaactccatccatccatcctctaatcTTGGTCAGGGTCAGGAGAGACACAGATACTGTATGGCCTGTAAGCCCTGCCCTCTTTAAGGTGCTGCGCTCTCCTGCTTTCAGGATGACTGTGCTTGCTTGGCTGGCCCTCTTCCTTAGCTGGGGCTCCTTGGGGCTGGAAACGGCCACCGTGGTGGTGAGTATCATAGCAACTGCAGGCAAGGAGGCAAGCGAGCAGAgttggggggatgggggacactgGGCCATGTTCAGTATGGCGGCGCGAGCCTGTCAGGCACCCTGCCAGGAAAGCCAAACACAGCTGCTGTCACGCTGTGTGTTACTGTCAGCATGTGAGGCTGAGAGAGCATGCTCTGCTTCGGGTGCCATGGATACAGCGAGCAACGCCACATGCTGCATGGGAGTCGGGCCCGAACCCGACGATGGGTAACGGGGGCCAGAAACAGATGACTTTTGTATGAAAAAGAGATATTTTCATGAGAGGGTACACAGAGCCgattaaatttataaagacattaCCGCAATGAATGGGTAATGTACTGAAACAAGGCTGGCGATGGGATTGTGACGCTTCTGTGAAAGGAGAGGACGAGTGTGAAAAGGGACAGTGTTTCGGGGAGCTAGGGAGAGATGTCAGAGCCTgtcagctcacagagcctcGCTGTCTTTATCCACCAGCAGTGAACAATCCCATAGCTGTCAGGCCGCTCTCCGCTCCTCTCACTGAAAGCCCATTGATGTCCTCCCTGGGAGGGGGGAGGTTAACCCTTCACTTTACATCATTTACTTTAAATAGGAATCAGAGCGTGCTGACCTGTATCACGCAGTAAATCGGGTAGCGTCGCTGTGAGTCAGGTGAGAAGTGTGTCAGTTGGTCAGTGTGTCTCTGTCAACctaccttctctctctctctctctctttctctccccctcTGTCAGGCTCTAAGTGACTTTTGCTCTGATCCCAACACCTTTGTAGTCAACTCCTCTCATTTTAATTCGGGAACCAGCGCAGGTAATGGATATTTCTGTATCCAGCGCATGGATGGTCTGCATTCTGGATCTGAGTGGCCATTAAATGAATTGCGCTCTCTTGAAAACCAGAAATACTGGATTACTACCTGATGTGCAGCAAACAGATGAGCAGTCCTTTCCAGCAGGTAATGAATCATTCCCAGTGTGATCTATAGCAGAATCAGTTGTTGTGCATTTAATGACCTTCCCTTCTGGGTATTATAATCTGTGTATATGACTGCAGCACCTTAATGAGTATGCTAACCAGTGCCTCAATGGTTCCCAGCTGCTGACCCAGTCCCAGAGGGCGCTGTCCAGCATTCACACGCACCTCGCCAGCCTGGAACGAGAGGCCCTCTCACAGTTCCCTAAAGCAGAGGTACACCCTTGTAACGTCCTCTGGAGGGACCGAACAGCACCGGCAGACAAACTGGCTTTTTTGCAGAATATTTGCAGAGAACGTTGTGCGATGGACTTTCTCGTTTTTGCACAGAGGCCACTTAAGGAGGTCCAGCTGATTCTCAATGCGACGGAGAGTAACTTCCACCAACTCGTCGCTCTGCTGAACTGTCGAGGTCTTAACAAGGTACTGGACCCGGAGGAGACTATCACAGGCGCGAGAGAACATCACTGGAGCTGGATAGGACTGCTTGTAAAGTGTTCTTTGAAGGAAAAACCTTCCTGGTTTTTATGCGAAGTATTTGGATCATTTGTGATTATTCAATCTTGTCAAGTAAGATCGACTTTTGTTGGACGAAGAGGAATCAGAATGGCGTTTCCAGTAGA
Protein-coding sequences here:
- the ttyh1 gene encoding protein tweety homolog 1 isoform X3, which translates into the protein MEAVPGYSPSFWVRVCHALPRLDFNLQTQDNVFSPDSWEYQQTLLVLSSLSAIALLLSLLVVLCFLIHYCCCHRADGGSGSEEDEDEDTSGGRGYGGRKQAGICCVTWVSVTAVTLCCVAIGIGFYGNSEANDGMYQLTSSLLTANYTLGSINLLVSDTIVGLQLSVSGPLTTLEELFSTSMPFLVSTRTCRRLSETVVTTLSSLTLGPPPKIPPLRGRGINGSSVLTPPPPTLMPPSLAPPPTILASPVSGPFSPGWAANTLMVNEDYRWLSYVLLLLLDLVVCLFILLGLAKQARWLLVLMTVLAWLALFLSWGSLGLETATVVALSDFCSDPNTFVVNSSHFNSGTSAEILDYYLMCSKQMSSPFQQLLTQSQRALSSIHTHLASLEREALSQFPKAERPLKEVQLILNATESNFHQLVALLNCRGLNKDYTDSLKGLCFDGIEGLLCLSLYSFLSALAFTAILCSLPGAWRTFPSDLEEYEDSDSENEDPFTSHQDSKRFLQWQPWL
- the ttyh1 gene encoding protein tweety homolog 1 isoform X2 — protein: MEAVPGYSPSFWVRVCHALPRLDFNLQTQDNVFSPDSWEYQQTLLVLSSLSAIALLLSLLVVLCFLIHYCCCHRADGGSGSEEDEDEDTSGGRGYGGRKQAGICCVTWVSVTAVTLCCVAIGIGFYGNSEANDGMYQLTSSLLTANYTLGSINLLVSDTIVGLQLSVSGPLTTLEELFSTSMPFLVSTRTCRRLSETVVTTLSSLTLGPPPKIPPLRGRGINGSSVLTPPPPTLMPPSLAPPPTILASPVSGPFSPGWAANTLMVNEDYRWLSYVLLLLLDLVVCLFILLGLAKQARWLLVLMTVLAWLALFLSWGSLGLETATVVALSDFCSDPNTFVVNSSHFNSGTSAEILDYYLMCSKQMSSPFQQLLTQSQRALSSIHTHLASLEREALSQFPKAERPLKEVQLILNATESNFHQLVALLNCRGLNKDYTDSLKGLCFDGIEGLLCLSLYSFLSALAFTAILCSLPGAWRTFPSDLEEYEDSDSENEDPFTSHQARRQTAMGPQRGALPTFYTYQGASWIPPFSSAPPLPTPNASCNGSPGYEAMPLVARRPSPPSYSLPAC
- the ttyh1 gene encoding protein tweety homolog 1 isoform X1, whose amino-acid sequence is MEAVPGYSPSFWVRVCHALPRLDFNLQTQDNVFSPDSWEYQQTLLVLSSLSAIALLLSLLVVLCFLIHYCCCHRADGGSGSEEDEDEDTSGGRGYGGRKQAGICCVTWVSVTAVTLCCVAIGIGFYGNSEANDGMYQLTSSLLTANYTLGSINLLVSDTIVGLQLSVSGPLTTLEELFSTSMPFLVSTRTCRRLSETVVTTLSSLTLGPPPKIPPLRGRGINGSSVLTPPPPTLMPPSLAPPPTILASPVSGPFSPGWAANTLMVNEDYRWLSYVLLLLLDLVVCLFILLGLAKQARWLLVLMTVLAWLALFLSWGSLGLETATVVALSDFCSDPNTFVVNSSHFNSGTSAEILDYYLMCSKQMSSPFQQLLTQSQRALSSIHTHLASLEREALSQFPKAERPLKEVQLILNATESNFHQLVALLNCRGLNKDYTDSLKGLCFDGIEGLLCLSLYSFLSALAFTAILCSLPGAWRTFPSDLEEYEDSDSENEDPFTSHQARRQTAMGPQRGALPTFYTYQGASWIPPFSSAPPLPTPNASCNGSPGYEAMPLVARRPSPPSVSSSALATFPP
- the ttyh1 gene encoding protein tweety homolog 1 isoform X4, with translation MPCLGWTSTCKPRTTSSAPTAGSTSSVAIGIGFYGNSEANDGMYQLTSSLLTANYTLGSINLLVSDTIVGLQLSVSGPLTTLEELFSTSMPFLVSTRTCRRLSETVVTTLSSLTLGPPPKIPPLRGRGINGSSVLTPPPPTLMPPSLAPPPTILASPVSGPFSPGWAANTLMVNEDYRWLSYVLLLLLDLVVCLFILLGLAKQARWLLVLMTVLAWLALFLSWGSLGLETATVVALSDFCSDPNTFVVNSSHFNSGTSAEILDYYLMCSKQMSSPFQQLLTQSQRALSSIHTHLASLEREALSQFPKAERPLKEVQLILNATESNFHQLVALLNCRGLNKDYTDSLKGLCFDGIEGLLCLSLYSFLSALAFTAILCSLPGAWRTFPSDLEEYEDSDSENEDPFTSHQARRQTAMGPQRGALPTFYTYQGASWIPPFSSAPPLPTPNASCNGSPGYEAMPLVARRPSPPSVSSSALATFPP